A genomic region of Elusimicrobiota bacterium contains the following coding sequences:
- a CDS encoding ABC transporter permease, whose protein sequence is MGGDKTGVMTNRRMFVRILAASLKERRSRVSIAFFSIMIGASVITALSCVHFDVSAKMSRELRAYGANVFIGPKDPSVARVLDARVVAEALSLLPAKNMVGASPYLYGVVRLDLGSAVLAGVDFSGLRRLSPYWQVDGRWIVVDFDDRSCMIGRALAKRMELKAGDSVTVTKNETGFHRKLRIKGVVETGQAEDERIFVNLALAGRILGQPGKVNHAMASVVSEGADIGAAAAGIGARFPGLEARPIRRISYSEGKILDKIKGLMVLIALIVLMVTTLCVMTTLIAIVAERTREIGLMKAIGADDRGVAVQFLSEALVIALAGIAAGLAAGFGLAQVLGQAVFGSRIAFRAEVLPVTIVLSLFAALIAVALPLKMAVRVVPAQVLKEE, encoded by the coding sequence ATGGGCGGAGATAAGACCGGCGTCATGACGAACCGGCGGATGTTCGTCCGGATCCTCGCCGCGTCGCTCAAGGAGCGCCGCAGCCGCGTCTCGATCGCGTTCTTCTCGATCATGATCGGCGCCTCGGTCATCACCGCGCTTTCCTGCGTCCATTTCGACGTATCGGCGAAGATGAGCCGCGAATTGAGGGCGTACGGGGCGAACGTCTTCATCGGCCCGAAGGACCCCTCCGTCGCGCGCGTCCTGGACGCGCGCGTCGTCGCCGAGGCGCTCTCCCTGCTGCCGGCGAAGAACATGGTCGGCGCGTCGCCCTACCTTTACGGCGTCGTCAGGCTGGACCTGGGAAGCGCCGTCCTCGCCGGGGTCGATTTCTCCGGCCTGCGGCGCCTGTCGCCTTACTGGCAGGTCGACGGCCGGTGGATCGTCGTCGATTTCGACGACCGCTCGTGCATGATCGGCAGAGCCCTCGCCAAGAGGATGGAATTGAAGGCCGGAGACAGCGTCACGGTGACGAAGAACGAGACCGGATTCCACCGCAAGCTGAGGATCAAGGGCGTCGTGGAGACGGGGCAGGCCGAGGACGAGCGGATCTTCGTGAACCTCGCCCTCGCCGGCCGGATCCTGGGCCAGCCCGGAAAGGTCAACCACGCCATGGCGAGCGTCGTGTCGGAAGGCGCCGACATCGGCGCGGCGGCGGCGGGGATCGGCGCCCGTTTCCCCGGCCTCGAGGCGAGGCCGATACGGAGGATATCGTACTCCGAAGGGAAGATCCTCGATAAGATCAAGGGGCTGATGGTGCTGATCGCGCTCATCGTGCTCATGGTCACGACGCTCTGCGTCATGACGACCTTGATCGCGATCGTCGCGGAGCGCACGCGGGAGATCGGGCTCATGAAGGCGATCGGCGCGGATGACCGCGGCGTCGCGGTCCAGTTCCTGTCCGAGGCGCTGGTGATCGCCCTCGCGGGGATCGCCGCGGGCCTGGCCGCGGGATTCGGCCTCGCGCAGGTCCTAGGGCAGGCCGTCTTCGGCTCGCGGATAGCGTTCCGGGCGGAGGTGCTGCCCGTGACCATCGTCCTGTCGCTGTTCGCCGCCCTGATCGCCGTCGCCTTGCCGCTGAAGATGGCCGTCCGCGTCGTGCCCGCGCAGGTCCTCAAAGAGGAGTAG
- a CDS encoding thioredoxin domain-containing protein yields MNLACIATLLFSVLLAVPAAAEISREDLKKALEANPDLVLSALKKADKMKFFEFVVESQQDYQRSKAREEARLEAEERDKAFKNPLKPDLGPAARARGKADAPITIVEYSDFQCPYCTQGFKNLEQLRKTHGDKLRVVFKNFPLNFHPMAMPAAQWFEALYLQSPEKAWTFHDTLFENQSKLGEEYFKALAKDLGLDVAKAAKDAKSDAVKNKIEADIKEAKGFGIEGTPAYLINGVPLRGAYPVSEFDKVISRILASK; encoded by the coding sequence ATGAACCTCGCCTGCATCGCGACCTTGCTGTTCTCCGTGCTGCTCGCCGTGCCCGCCGCCGCGGAGATCTCCCGCGAGGACCTCAAGAAGGCCCTCGAGGCCAACCCCGACCTCGTCCTCTCGGCGCTGAAGAAGGCCGACAAGATGAAGTTCTTCGAGTTCGTCGTCGAGTCCCAGCAGGACTACCAGCGCAGCAAGGCCCGCGAGGAGGCCCGTCTCGAGGCCGAGGAGCGCGACAAGGCGTTCAAGAACCCGCTGAAGCCGGACCTCGGCCCGGCCGCGCGCGCGCGCGGCAAGGCGGACGCCCCCATCACCATCGTCGAGTACTCCGACTTCCAGTGCCCCTACTGCACCCAGGGCTTCAAGAACCTCGAGCAGCTGCGCAAGACCCATGGCGACAAGCTGCGCGTGGTGTTCAAGAACTTCCCCCTGAACTTCCACCCGATGGCCATGCCCGCCGCCCAGTGGTTCGAGGCCCTGTACCTGCAGTCCCCGGAGAAGGCCTGGACGTTCCACGACACGCTGTTCGAGAACCAGAGCAAGCTCGGCGAGGAGTACTTCAAGGCCCTCGCCAAGGACCTCGGCCTCGACGTCGCGAAGGCGGCCAAGGACGCCAAGAGCGACGCGGTCAAGAACAAGATCGAGGCCGACATCAAGGAGGCCAAGGGGTTCGGCATCGAGGGCACGCCGGCCTACCTGATCAACGGCGTCCCGCTGCGCGGCGCCTACCCGGTCTCGGAGTTCGACAAGGTCATCTCCCGGATCCTGGCCTCGAAGTAG
- a CDS encoding FMN-binding protein, producing MSQKDALAIAFPGAAPERRTAFLTDAQAKAVETAARSRLPSKVWTYYVAGSTTAYFESHLVRTMNETVMVVVGAGGEVRFVEILSFAEPDDYLASKRWLGQLPGRRLDDDLAVRRGLRNIAGASLTADAVTRAVRRALAVHQVLNAERAK from the coding sequence ATGTCCCAGAAGGACGCGCTGGCGATCGCCTTCCCCGGCGCGGCGCCCGAGCGCCGCACGGCCTTCCTGACCGACGCGCAGGCCAAGGCGGTCGAGACGGCGGCCCGCTCCCGGCTGCCGTCGAAGGTCTGGACCTACTACGTCGCCGGCTCCACGACCGCCTACTTCGAGTCCCACCTCGTGCGCACGATGAACGAGACCGTGATGGTCGTCGTCGGCGCCGGCGGAGAGGTGCGCTTCGTCGAGATCCTTTCCTTCGCCGAGCCCGACGACTACCTGGCCTCGAAGCGCTGGCTCGGCCAGCTCCCCGGACGCCGGCTCGACGACGACCTTGCCGTGCGGCGCGGCCTGCGCAACATCGCCGGGGCGTCGCTGACGGCGGACGCCGTGACGCGCGCCGTCAGGCGCGCGCTCGCCGTCCATCAGGTCCTTAACGCCGAACGCGCGAAGTGA
- a CDS encoding TlpA family protein disulfide reductase, protein MTKTIIAALVLGLAACGEPSGSRQAPDLVLQDVAGKTVSLASYRGKPVLINFWATWCDTCRVEMPDLQSLHERLDGKGPVILGVSMDENLAAVPPFVKENGITFPILYSDRKVSAAYAVRGLPAAYLVDPEGRIARRWIGAVDARAVENDILALLKK, encoded by the coding sequence ATGACCAAGACCATCATCGCCGCCCTCGTTCTCGGACTGGCCGCCTGCGGCGAACCCTCGGGCTCGCGCCAGGCGCCCGACCTCGTCCTGCAGGACGTCGCCGGCAAAACCGTGAGCCTCGCCTCCTACCGGGGCAAGCCGGTCCTCATCAACTTCTGGGCCACCTGGTGCGACACCTGCCGCGTGGAGATGCCGGACCTGCAATCCCTTCACGAGCGCCTCGACGGCAAGGGTCCGGTCATCCTCGGCGTGTCCATGGACGAGAACCTCGCGGCCGTGCCCCCGTTCGTCAAGGAGAACGGGATCACCTTCCCGATCCTGTACTCCGACCGGAAGGTCTCCGCCGCTTACGCCGTGCGCGGCCTGCCCGCCGCCTACCTCGTCGACCCCGAGGGGCGCATCGCCCGCCGCTGGATCGGAGCGGTGGACGCCCGCGCGGTCGAAAATGATATTCTGGCCCTGCTCAAAAAATAG
- a CDS encoding dipeptide epimerase — MRRGGSEIVAIDSRRVRVAMSAPFAIAGGSSSELETVFTRLRLADGTTGYGEASPFPAFNGETAAKSEGQIRSAGKRWLGRDASSWRTRLEELEESLPRHGGAARAALGVALLDAWTRRAGLPLRTLFGGAADRVVSDVTVTLGSADEAFAAAKRIRALGVRVVKIKVGYAAKEDAARVAAVAKAHPRAALTLDANQGYGPSHSLALVGLLRARGIRPVLFEQPAEADDLKGLVSFHKRSGIPVAADESLRGRADALKLARTGAAQVLNLKLMKMGVLEAWDCGLIARASGLGVMVGGMVETPLAMGAAAHLAAGLGGVKFVDLDTPLWLSKSPTRGIGFGPGGLYDLSGVEAGVGVVPLAGSSGAAR; from the coding sequence ATGAGGCGCGGCGGCTCCGAGATCGTCGCGATCGACTCCCGCCGCGTGCGCGTCGCGATGAGCGCGCCCTTCGCCATCGCCGGCGGCTCCTCGTCCGAGCTCGAGACCGTGTTCACCCGCCTGCGCCTGGCCGACGGGACGACCGGCTACGGCGAGGCGTCCCCGTTCCCGGCCTTCAACGGCGAGACCGCCGCGAAGTCGGAGGGTCAGATCCGGAGCGCGGGGAAGCGCTGGCTCGGCCGGGACGCGTCCTCCTGGCGGACGCGCCTCGAGGAGCTCGAGGAGTCCCTGCCGAGACACGGGGGCGCCGCCCGCGCCGCGCTCGGCGTGGCGCTGCTTGACGCGTGGACGCGGCGCGCGGGCCTGCCGCTGCGGACCTTGTTCGGGGGCGCCGCGGACCGCGTCGTCTCCGACGTGACCGTCACTCTGGGAAGCGCGGACGAGGCCTTCGCCGCCGCCAAGCGCATCCGCGCCCTCGGCGTGCGCGTGGTCAAGATCAAGGTCGGCTACGCCGCCAAGGAGGACGCCGCCCGCGTCGCGGCCGTCGCGAAGGCCCATCCCCGCGCCGCGCTCACGCTCGACGCCAACCAGGGCTACGGCCCTTCGCACTCGCTCGCGCTCGTGGGCCTGCTGCGCGCGCGCGGCATCCGCCCGGTGCTGTTCGAGCAGCCCGCCGAGGCCGACGATCTCAAGGGGCTCGTCTCGTTCCATAAAAGGAGCGGCATCCCGGTCGCGGCCGACGAATCGCTGCGCGGCCGGGCCGACGCGCTGAAGCTCGCGCGAACGGGCGCGGCGCAGGTGCTCAACCTCAAGCTCATGAAGATGGGCGTGCTCGAGGCCTGGGACTGCGGGCTGATCGCGCGCGCCTCGGGGCTCGGCGTCATGGTCGGCGGGATGGTGGAGACGCCGCTCGCGATGGGCGCGGCCGCGCATCTGGCCGCCGGGCTGGGCGGGGTGAAGTTCGTCGATCTGGATACGCCGCTCTGGCTTTCCAAGAGCCCCACGCGCGGGATCGGCTTCGGCCCCGGCGGGCTTTACGACCTCTCCGGCGTCGAGGCCGGCGTCGGCGTCGTCCCGCTCGCCGGCTCGAGCGGGGCGGCCCGCTGA
- a CDS encoding ABC transporter ATP-binding protein, whose translation MPQLMLETKDLTKRFGKVTPLDRVNMQVESGEWASIMGPSGSGKTTMLNILSCLDSSTEGRYILDGTDTSRLTERQRVAVRREKIGLIFQQFHLIPYLSALENVMLAQYYHSTIDKREAKEGLARVGLGHRIHHLPSQLSGGEQQRVCIARALINEPSIVLADEPTGNLDEANERIVLDLFKDLRAQGRTIVLVTHNPEIARFSDKVVRLHHGKIEA comes from the coding sequence ATGCCGCAGCTGATGCTCGAAACGAAGGATCTCACGAAGCGGTTCGGGAAGGTGACGCCTCTCGACCGGGTGAACATGCAGGTCGAAAGCGGGGAGTGGGCGTCCATCATGGGCCCGTCGGGCTCCGGGAAGACGACGATGCTCAACATCCTGTCCTGCCTCGATTCCTCGACGGAGGGACGCTACATCCTCGACGGGACCGACACCTCCCGCCTGACCGAAAGGCAGCGCGTGGCCGTCCGGCGGGAGAAGATCGGCCTCATCTTCCAGCAGTTCCATCTGATCCCGTACCTGTCCGCGCTCGAGAACGTCATGCTGGCCCAGTATTACCACAGCACCATCGACAAGCGCGAGGCGAAGGAGGGGCTCGCGCGCGTCGGCCTGGGCCACCGGATCCATCACCTTCCTTCCCAGCTGTCGGGAGGCGAGCAGCAGCGGGTCTGCATCGCGCGGGCGCTGATCAACGAGCCCTCGATCGTCCTCGCCGACGAGCCCACGGGCAACCTGGACGAGGCGAACGAAAGGATCGTGCTCGATCTGTTCAAGGACCTTCGCGCCCAGGGAAGGACGATCGTGCTCGTCACGCATAATCCCGAGATCGCGCGGTTCTCCGACAAGGTCGTCCGGCTCCATCACGGGAAGATCGAAGCGTAG
- a CDS encoding redoxin family protein → MRLFLLLLLAASAARAERPINPPAPEFPPVSAWLNATQLSLSRMRERKVVVVAFVNPTSINSVRVLPALKAWFDAYALSQVMVVGVLTPDLNFHREPVWAKNLLKRYGVDYPVVLDSDRRIWKSYGNEGWPALYLVDRRGRIVFDRLGEGGYQEFEKELRLALADLIGASALPPPSGVADPARRECGAVTAEISLGARPGVKPSLTLDKDISMRRSLIVEARDGETAHHGRWDVEPDGLRLAQANKTQSAFVRIVYHAAQALAVLSPAETGRTRVFVKQDDLWLHEGNKGRDIQFDDDGRSYVALDSPRLYDLTRDSIFTPHELFLIPDRQGATVHGLSFSDACVVTTLP, encoded by the coding sequence GTGAGGCTTTTCCTCCTGCTGCTGCTCGCGGCCTCCGCGGCCCGCGCCGAGCGGCCGATCAATCCCCCCGCCCCCGAGTTCCCGCCCGTCAGCGCCTGGCTCAACGCGACCCAGCTCTCGCTGTCGCGCATGCGCGAACGCAAGGTCGTCGTGGTCGCGTTCGTCAATCCCACCTCGATCAACTCGGTGCGCGTGCTCCCCGCGCTGAAGGCCTGGTTCGACGCCTACGCGCTGTCCCAGGTCATGGTGGTCGGCGTGCTGACGCCGGACCTGAACTTCCACCGGGAGCCGGTCTGGGCCAAGAACCTCCTCAAGCGCTACGGCGTCGATTACCCGGTCGTCCTCGACAGCGACCGGAGGATCTGGAAGTCGTACGGCAACGAGGGCTGGCCCGCGCTGTACCTCGTCGACCGGCGGGGGCGCATCGTCTTCGACCGCCTCGGCGAGGGCGGCTATCAGGAGTTCGAGAAGGAGCTGCGCCTGGCGCTGGCGGACCTCATCGGCGCCTCGGCCCTTCCCCCGCCGAGCGGCGTCGCCGATCCCGCCCGCCGAGAATGCGGAGCCGTCACCGCCGAGATCAGCCTCGGGGCGCGCCCGGGCGTCAAGCCGTCGCTGACCCTGGACAAGGACATCTCGATGCGCCGCTCGCTGATCGTCGAGGCGCGCGACGGCGAGACCGCGCACCACGGGCGCTGGGACGTCGAGCCCGACGGCCTGCGCCTGGCGCAGGCCAACAAGACGCAGTCCGCCTTCGTCCGGATCGTCTACCACGCCGCGCAGGCGCTGGCCGTCCTGTCTCCCGCCGAGACCGGGCGCACCCGCGTCTTCGTCAAGCAGGACGACCTGTGGCTGCACGAGGGCAACAAGGGCCGCGACATCCAGTTCGACGACGACGGGCGCAGCTACGTCGCCCTCGACTCGCCAAGGCTGTACGACCTGACCCGCGATTCGATCTTCACCCCGCACGAGCTCTTCCTGATCCCGGACCGCCAGGGCGCGACGGTCCACGGACTGTCCTTCTCCGACGCCTGCGTCGTGACGACCCTTCCATGA
- a CDS encoding FAD:protein FMN transferase, with protein sequence MILNKKALSSALLLSLAAHAFGADIGRARRVRWVMGTLCEIDAPGASDAAVGAAFAEIERWDRVLSLYKKESEASALNRTAGTGPARVSADLYAAAEEALRLARETGGAFDPTIARDGWSKVRLDPKALTVELPAGMSLDFGGIGKGRALDKAAAVLKEAGVSRALFNFGGQVLALGEWPVALPGRAESLIVKDASVSVSGDSERPGHIKDPFDGKAVRRPGSAAAVLPSAAEADAWSTALFVLGKTPPSFRGLSFFDTGTPVVITKGGRS encoded by the coding sequence ATGATTCTCAATAAAAAGGCGCTGTCCTCCGCCCTCCTCCTCTCGCTCGCGGCGCACGCGTTCGGCGCGGATATCGGACGCGCGCGGCGCGTGCGCTGGGTCATGGGGACCTTGTGCGAGATCGACGCCCCCGGCGCGTCCGACGCCGCCGTCGGCGCCGCCTTCGCCGAGATCGAGCGCTGGGACCGCGTCCTGAGCCTCTATAAAAAGGAAAGCGAGGCCTCGGCGCTCAACCGCACGGCCGGAACGGGTCCGGCGAGGGTCTCCGCCGACCTGTACGCCGCGGCGGAGGAAGCCCTGCGGCTGGCCCGGGAGACCGGCGGAGCCTTCGACCCGACGATCGCCCGAGACGGCTGGAGCAAGGTGCGCCTCGACCCGAAGGCCCTCACGGTCGAGCTGCCCGCGGGCATGAGCCTCGACTTCGGCGGCATCGGCAAGGGCCGGGCGCTCGACAAAGCCGCGGCGGTCCTGAAGGAAGCCGGCGTTTCGCGCGCGCTGTTCAACTTCGGCGGCCAGGTTCTCGCCCTCGGCGAATGGCCGGTGGCCCTCCCCGGCCGGGCCGAGTCCTTGATAGTGAAGGACGCGTCCGTGTCGGTGTCCGGCGACAGCGAGCGCCCCGGCCACATCAAGGACCCCTTCGACGGCAAGGCCGTACGGCGCCCCGGCTCCGCCGCCGCCGTCCTGCCCAGCGCGGCCGAGGCCGACGCCTGGTCCACCGCTTTATTCGTCCTCGGAAAGACCCCCCCGTCCTTCCGAGGACTGTCTTTTTTCGATACCGGAACACCCGTCGTGATCACTAAAGGAGGTCGTTCATGA
- a CDS encoding TetR/AcrR family transcriptional regulator — MARKADPAVRERILQEAEHVIHLKGYNQACLDEIAEACGMTKGNLIHHYGSKSELALAVLDYKIKEFQSRKVEPVCAQAVPEDAVAEMFAAAGRVFDGNGCKAGCFVGNIALEMSDLDETFRLKVAGFFDEWAAGLTACLDRCKEKGYFRPELDSRATAEAVVALYEGAMMLARSRRDATVFGRVGKVAKQILVQYKS, encoded by the coding sequence ATGGCCCGAAAAGCAGACCCAGCCGTCCGAGAGCGCATCCTCCAGGAGGCGGAGCACGTCATCCACCTCAAGGGCTACAATCAGGCCTGCCTGGATGAGATCGCCGAGGCGTGCGGGATGACCAAGGGTAACCTGATCCACCATTACGGCTCGAAGTCGGAGCTGGCTCTGGCGGTGCTCGATTACAAGATCAAGGAGTTCCAGTCGCGCAAGGTCGAGCCGGTGTGCGCGCAGGCCGTCCCCGAGGACGCCGTCGCCGAGATGTTCGCCGCGGCGGGCCGGGTTTTTGATGGGAACGGCTGTAAAGCCGGCTGCTTCGTGGGCAACATCGCTTTGGAGATGAGCGATCTGGACGAGACGTTCCGGCTGAAGGTGGCGGGGTTCTTCGACGAATGGGCCGCGGGGCTGACCGCCTGTCTCGACCGCTGCAAGGAGAAGGGCTACTTCCGGCCGGAGCTCGACTCGCGCGCGACGGCCGAGGCGGTCGTGGCGCTGTACGAGGGCGCGATGATGCTCGCCCGCTCGCGCCGGGACGCGACGGTGTTCGGCCGGGTCGGCAAAGTCGCGAAACAGATTTTAGTGCAGTATAAGTCGTAG
- a CDS encoding YtxH domain-containing protein — protein MSHEEKKGSSAFAYMVGGFALGAVCGLLLAPKKGTELISDIGDWSRDTRKKSQDLLARAKEYLPHREKREAVESES, from the coding sequence ATGAGCCACGAAGAGAAGAAGGGGTCGTCCGCGTTCGCGTACATGGTCGGAGGCTTCGCGCTGGGCGCCGTCTGCGGCCTGCTGCTCGCGCCGAAGAAGGGCACCGAGCTGATCTCAGACATCGGCGATTGGAGCCGGGACACGAGGAAGAAGAGCCAGGACCTGCTCGCGCGGGCCAAGGAGTACCTGCCGCACCGCGAGAAGAGAGAGGCCGTCGAGTCCGAGTCCTGA